The genomic stretch CCGAGTTAACCGAAGCCGAACAAAAGAAAATTTATTACTCTGAATTTCGTTATCCTCGCTTCCAAAGAGGTATTAAGCTCCCTGCACCAGTACGCAATAACCAAGTAGAAGCTGAATTCACCAACGGTATCCTCAGTTTACACCTTCCCAAAGTAGAAGAGGTTATTAATCGCGTGGTCAAAGTAAATCTTGATAGCACTAATTAATAACTGTGTCTCCCGTGGTCTTAAGCCGTGGGAGATAAGCTAAAATTAGTAAGCAATTACTTGTTTTAGATAGTTATGCCCACATTCTTACTAGAAATTGGTACAGAAGAATTACCTGCAGAATTTGTTAAAGACGCGTTGGCGCAATGGCAAGAATATATACCAGTAAGTCTTAAAGAAAATTTTTTAACCCCCACAAGTATAGAATTTTTTGGCTCACCGCGACGCTTAGGGATGAGCATTCAAGGTTTAAATAGTCAGCAAGCCGATCGCGAAGAAGAAATCAAGGGACCCCCCGCTCAAGGGGCTTTTAAAGACGGGAAACCCACTCCCGCCGCCATAGGTTTCGTCCGTAAACAAGAAGTAAGTTTAGAGAGTTTGGAAATCAGAGACACCGAAAAGGGACCATTCGTCTTTGTGCAGAAAAAAATACCGGGACAACCCACGGGAAAGCTATTACAGCGCTTGATTCCCCAATGGATCACCAAACTTCAAGGTAAAAGATTTATGCGTTGGGCTGATGGAGAACTACGCTTTCCTCGTCCAATTCGCAGTTTAGTCGCTTTGTTAGATCAGGAGTTATTAGAGGTAGAATTAGTCAATGGTTCTGGAAAAATCGAAAGCGATCGCCTTACCACCGGACACCGCGTTTTACACCCCGCACCAGTAACAATTAACGCAGCTACAGACTATCTGCAAGCTCTCAAAAACGCCTATGTAGAGGTAAATCCGAGAGTCAGACGCGATGAGATTGAAGCACAAATCCAAGCTAGAGCAGCAAGTTTGGGCGCAACTGCCATTATTCCCCCCGACTTACTCGAAGAAGTCACTAATTTGGTAGAATGGCCTACAGCGATCGTGGGTAGTTTTGATTCCCAGTTTTTGAATCTACCCCCGGAAGTAATCACCACAGTAATGGTCACCCATCAGCGTTATTTTCCCCTACAAGACCCTCAAGCTAACTTACTACCCCAATTTATCACTATCGGTAATGGCGATCCAGCTAAATCAGAGATCATCGCATCTGGGAATGAGCGAGTTATTCGCGCCAGATTAGCCGATGCAGAATTCTTTTATCAAACCGATTGCGACGAACATCTAGAAAGTTATCTCCCCCAGTTAGAAACGGTTACCTTTCAGGAAGAATTAGGTTCAATGCGCGATAAGGTTGATCGCATTATCGAAATTAGTCAACAAATTGTTGAACAATTGCAACTAGACAGTCAACAGCGTAACGAAATCGAAAGCACTGCTCTACTGTGCAAAGCCGATCTAGTTACCCAAATGGTGTATGAATTTCCAGAACTACAGGGTATTATGGGGGAAAAATACGCTCGCGTGAGTGGGGAGTCCGAAAGCGTCGCTATGGGAATTTTTGAGCATTATCTCCCCCGGGGTGCAGAGGATATTATGCCTCAATCCCTGAATGGACAGGTGGTGGGTTTAGCAGATCGCCTCGATACCTTGGTCAATATCTTTGGCTTGGGGTTAATTCCTACAGGCTCTTCCGATCCCTTTGCTCTGCGTCGCGCCGCTAACGCGATCGTCCTGATTACTTGGCACGCTCAGCTTCAGATCAATCTAGCCGAGTTACTCGATCAAATCGCTCAAGATTTTGTTAA from Gloeocapsa sp. PCC 73106 encodes the following:
- the glyS gene encoding glycine--tRNA ligase subunit beta, yielding MPTFLLEIGTEELPAEFVKDALAQWQEYIPVSLKENFLTPTSIEFFGSPRRLGMSIQGLNSQQADREEEIKGPPAQGAFKDGKPTPAAIGFVRKQEVSLESLEIRDTEKGPFVFVQKKIPGQPTGKLLQRLIPQWITKLQGKRFMRWADGELRFPRPIRSLVALLDQELLEVELVNGSGKIESDRLTTGHRVLHPAPVTINAATDYLQALKNAYVEVNPRVRRDEIEAQIQARAASLGATAIIPPDLLEEVTNLVEWPTAIVGSFDSQFLNLPPEVITTVMVTHQRYFPLQDPQANLLPQFITIGNGDPAKSEIIASGNERVIRARLADAEFFYQTDCDEHLESYLPQLETVTFQEELGSMRDKVDRIIEISQQIVEQLQLDSQQRNEIESTALLCKADLVTQMVYEFPELQGIMGEKYARVSGESESVAMGIFEHYLPRGAEDIMPQSLNGQVVGLADRLDTLVNIFGLGLIPTGSSDPFALRRAANAIVLITWHAQLQINLAELLDQIAQDFVNSHPEKESPLSLLQDFFIQRIRTLLQDDLKIDYDLVNAVLPDADPEYSQRALTDLLDVRDRALFLQQIRQNGLLAQIYETINRSTRLAVKGDLDTVSLSPERLAKPELFEKSSESAFYQALLDLVPTTAAAQKERNYQLLVDALAQINPIVSHFFDGEDSVLIMADNPEIRQNRLNLLSLLRNHARILADFGSIVKS